The nucleotide window AAACTGTTCCCGTGATTTTTTGTTAACATGGGGAGAGCGCAGCACACAATATTTATTAATTCTGGTTGGCAGAACGATGGGACCGGCAACCCTGGCCCCGGTACGCTTGGCTGTATTGACAATTTCAACGACCGATTGATCAAGAATTTTATAATCATAGGCCTTTAATCTTATTCTGAATTTCTGGTTGGCTGCTGTCATCTT belongs to Pseudomonadota bacterium and includes:
- the rpsJ gene encoding 30S ribosomal protein S10 — protein: MTAANQKFRIRLKAYDYKILDQSVVEIVNTAKRTGARVAGPIVLPTRINKYCVLRSPHVNKKSREQFEVRTHKRLIDILDPTQQTVDALMKLDLSAGVDVEIKL